One Prevotella intermedia ATCC 25611 = DSM 20706 DNA window includes the following coding sequences:
- a CDS encoding dihydroorotate dehydrogenase yields MADLSVNIGNLQLKNPVMTASGTFGYGIEFQDFVSLDQLGGIIVKGTTLNPREGNDYPRMVETAMGMLNCVGLQNKGVDYFIEHIYPEVSKIGTNIIVNVSGNSPESYAETAEKLNDLDHIPAIELNISCPNVKEGGMAFGVTCSGASAVLREVRKRYHKTLIVKLSPNVTDIASIARSCEEEGADAVSLINTLMGMSIDIEKRAHRLSIRTGGLSGPAVKPVALRMVYDVAHAVKIPVVGLGGISTAADAIEFLMAGATAIQIGTANFIDPQVTLKVRNGINEWLDSHGYKSVNEIIGCVE; encoded by the coding sequence ATGGCAGATTTAAGTGTAAATATAGGCAACCTACAACTAAAGAACCCTGTGATGACCGCTAGTGGAACCTTTGGCTACGGCATTGAGTTCCAAGATTTCGTTTCGTTAGACCAGCTTGGCGGTATTATCGTGAAGGGAACCACCCTTAATCCTCGTGAGGGAAACGATTACCCACGAATGGTAGAAACGGCTATGGGTATGCTTAATTGCGTGGGACTCCAGAATAAGGGTGTCGATTATTTCATCGAACATATTTACCCTGAAGTCAGCAAGATAGGTACAAACATCATTGTAAACGTCAGTGGCAACTCTCCAGAGAGCTATGCAGAGACGGCTGAAAAGCTAAACGACCTCGACCACATTCCTGCTATCGAGCTGAATATATCGTGTCCGAATGTGAAAGAGGGCGGTATGGCGTTCGGTGTAACCTGTTCGGGGGCTTCTGCTGTACTTCGTGAGGTTCGCAAACGTTACCATAAAACACTTATTGTCAAGCTTTCGCCCAACGTTACCGACATTGCAAGCATTGCTCGTTCGTGCGAAGAAGAAGGTGCTGATGCGGTTTCGCTCATCAACACCCTCATGGGCATGTCTATTGACATCGAGAAACGCGCCCATCGTCTTAGCATTCGCACTGGCGGACTTAGCGGTCCAGCCGTTAAACCCGTAGCCCTTCGTATGGTTTACGATGTTGCCCACGCCGTGAAAATCCCTGTTGTCGGACTTGGCGGCATATCTACGGCTGCCGATGCCATAGAGTTTTTGATGGCAGGTGCAACGGCAATACAGATTGGTACTGCCAATTTCATCGACCCACAAGTTACGTTGAAGGTGCGCAACGGTATCAACGAATGGTTAGACAGCCACGGCTACAAGTCGGTAAACGAAATCATCGGCTGTGTAGAATAA
- a CDS encoding dihydroorotate dehydrogenase electron transfer subunit — protein MKQKFILDLKVVSVERLNEKNVLIKLTHDAELPDMKPGQFVEVRVDGSASTYLRRPISINFVDKERNELWLLVAEVGDGTRTIAAVKPGDMLNCVLPLGNGFTYPASSSDSLLLIGGGVGVAPLLYFGMLCKERGIAVTFLLGARTASDLLELDEFKKYGDVFVTTEDGSMGEKGYVTNHSILHERHFNQISTCGPKPMMVSVAKYARTANIRCEASLENLMACGVGACLCCVEKTTEGNLCVCTEGPVFDVNQLLW, from the coding sequence ATGAAACAGAAGTTTATTCTCGACCTAAAGGTAGTGTCTGTAGAACGTTTGAATGAGAAGAACGTGCTGATAAAGCTCACTCACGATGCTGAATTGCCTGATATGAAGCCTGGTCAGTTTGTCGAAGTAAGGGTTGATGGTTCGGCTTCAACCTATCTTCGCCGCCCTATTTCCATTAATTTTGTTGATAAGGAGCGCAACGAATTGTGGCTGCTTGTGGCTGAAGTTGGAGATGGCACACGCACTATTGCAGCTGTAAAGCCTGGCGACATGCTCAACTGTGTGCTTCCGTTGGGCAACGGTTTTACCTATCCAGCTTCGTCTTCCGATAGCCTTTTGCTTATAGGAGGTGGCGTTGGTGTTGCCCCTTTGCTCTATTTTGGTATGCTTTGCAAGGAACGTGGCATTGCAGTAACTTTCTTGTTGGGTGCTCGTACTGCTTCTGATTTACTGGAATTAGACGAGTTTAAGAAGTATGGCGATGTCTTTGTTACCACCGAAGACGGCTCTATGGGCGAAAAGGGCTATGTTACCAATCATTCCATATTGCACGAACGCCACTTCAATCAGATTTCTACCTGTGGCCCTAAGCCTATGATGGTGTCGGTGGCGAAGTATGCACGAACAGCCAACATACGCTGCGAGGCTTCTTTAGAGAACCTTATGGCGTGCGGAGTGGGGGCTTGTCTTTGCTGCGTTGAGAAGACTACGGAAGGCAATCTTTGCGTTTGCACCGAAGGACCAGTGTTCGATGTAAACCAATTGCTGTGGTAG
- a CDS encoding helix-turn-helix domain-containing protein: MKDRIKRLMESQHMTQQTFADFIGISSASLSSIFNGRTKPTLNTVEAIKGKFPTISLDWIMYGVEPMFKEQMAESQNENTSGALPANLNLFDEVPPAPLSFSVDEPKTERNAPSMSKDIVKTEVKYIDKPQRNITEIRIFFDDQTWETFVPKK; this comes from the coding sequence ATGAAAGATAGAATAAAACGCTTGATGGAGAGTCAGCATATGACTCAACAAACCTTCGCAGACTTCATTGGAATTTCGTCTGCTTCGCTTAGTAGTATCTTCAATGGAAGAACAAAACCCACATTAAATACCGTTGAGGCGATAAAGGGAAAATTTCCGACTATCAGTCTCGATTGGATAATGTATGGAGTGGAACCTATGTTCAAAGAACAGATGGCTGAATCGCAAAATGAGAATACATCGGGGGCACTACCCGCCAACTTAAATCTCTTCGATGAAGTACCTCCAGCTCCCCTCTCCTTTTCGGTAGATGAACCCAAAACAGAGCGTAATGCTCCTTCAATGTCTAAAGATATAGTCAAAACAGAGGTGAAATATATTGACAAACCACAGCGTAATATCACTGAAATTCGTATCTTTTTTGACGACCAAACATGGGAAACATTTGTCCCTAAGAAATGA
- the holA gene encoding DNA polymerase III subunit delta translates to MSAKQGTTFQEIMKDLKARKFSPIYILMGEESYYIDQITNYIAENVLTPAEQDFNLNVCFGSDVSAVQITDMAKRFPMMAEYQVVIVKEAQNIRSLDALEKYLKNPAKTTILVWCHKNGKIDARKKVIGLAEANGVVFESKKIREYQLAGFMQNYLATKKITIEPKASQMIADHIGTDLNRLTSELDKVALSLPENDKRITPEIVEREVGVSKDFNTFELRDSIVNRNVFKANQIVNYFDKNPKAGSLYSFLPLLFSYFQNLMIVFYSPNNKSENDIAQALELRSSWGAKDYHTGMRNYTARKTMDIIAKIREVDAKSKGLDNPSTGAGDLMKELIFFILH, encoded by the coding sequence ATGTCGGCAAAACAAGGAACAACATTTCAGGAGATAATGAAAGACCTGAAAGCACGAAAATTCTCACCTATTTATATATTGATGGGCGAGGAATCTTATTATATTGACCAAATAACAAATTATATTGCAGAGAATGTGCTGACGCCAGCTGAACAGGATTTTAATTTGAATGTGTGTTTCGGGTCAGATGTTTCGGCAGTGCAGATAACCGATATGGCGAAGCGTTTCCCAATGATGGCAGAATATCAAGTTGTCATTGTGAAGGAAGCGCAGAATATTCGCTCGCTCGATGCATTGGAGAAATATTTAAAAAATCCTGCTAAAACCACAATTCTTGTTTGGTGTCATAAAAATGGAAAGATTGATGCGAGGAAGAAAGTGATAGGTTTGGCAGAAGCTAACGGGGTGGTGTTCGAAAGTAAAAAAATACGAGAATACCAACTTGCAGGTTTTATGCAAAATTATTTGGCAACGAAAAAAATAACAATTGAGCCAAAAGCATCACAGATGATAGCCGACCATATCGGAACCGACTTGAACCGTCTGACGTCGGAACTCGATAAGGTTGCACTCTCCTTGCCCGAAAACGATAAAAGAATTACACCGGAAATCGTTGAAAGAGAAGTTGGAGTAAGTAAAGATTTTAACACTTTCGAATTGCGCGATTCAATCGTAAATCGCAACGTTTTCAAGGCGAATCAAATTGTAAACTATTTTGATAAGAATCCGAAGGCAGGTTCGCTCTATTCTTTCTTGCCTTTACTCTTCTCTTATTTCCAAAATTTAATGATAGTTTTCTATTCACCAAACAATAAATCGGAAAACGACATAGCCCAGGCATTGGAATTAAGAAGCAGTTGGGGAGCGAAAGATTACCATACAGGAATGAGAAATTACACCGCTCGAAAGACGATGGACATCATAGCTAAAATTAGAGAAGTAGATGCAAAAAGCAAAGGATTGGATAATCCAAGCACTGGGGCAGGGGATTTAATGAAAGAATTAATCTTTTTCATTTTGCATTGA
- a CDS encoding type I restriction enzyme HsdR N-terminal domain-containing protein has product MLQLNLPPYNIKVKEENGRRKIFDILRRKYLVITPEEWVRQHFIHYLIDHKNYPMSLLANEVSLPVGDKVIRADSVLYDNRLRPRMIIEYKAPHVQLTQKVFDQISVYNLLLHVDYLIVSNGIDTYICKMDYEHQTYAFLPSIPNYKEL; this is encoded by the coding sequence ATGCTGCAATTGAACCTCCCACCCTATAATATAAAGGTGAAAGAAGAGAATGGGCGACGCAAAATCTTCGATATTTTGCGTCGGAAATACCTTGTAATTACGCCCGAAGAGTGGGTCAGACAGCATTTTATTCACTACCTTATCGACCACAAAAACTACCCAATGAGCCTGCTTGCCAACGAAGTTTCGCTTCCCGTTGGCGACAAAGTTATCCGTGCCGACAGCGTTTTGTACGACAACCGCCTACGCCCACGCATGATAATAGAATACAAAGCCCCCCACGTTCAGCTCACGCAAAAGGTTTTCGACCAGATTTCTGTTTACAATCTCCTACTCCACGTCGATTATCTCATCGTGTCGAACGGCATAGACACCTACATTTGCAAGATGGATTACGAGCATCAAACCTATGCTTTCTTACCCTCAATACCCAATTACAAGGAACTATAA
- a CDS encoding zinc ribbon domain-containing protein produces MAKKDPKDLSVEDKLKHLFQLQTTLSAIDEKRALRGELPLEVRDLEDEIAGLNTRIDKIRYEIDDFQHAIVQRKGDIERAKSSLERYNQQLEQVANNREYDMLTKEIEFQTLEIELCKKKMDEAQAKIQERQDNLANTEAVLDDRHKALEEKRAELDEIMQETRDEEDDLKEKAGELETKIETGLLRSFKRIRKGARNGLGIVYVQRDACGGCFNKIPPQRQLDIKMHKKIIVCEYCGRILIDPELAGVKLQAAEEKPKKKRTTRKKKEETAE; encoded by the coding sequence ATGGCAAAGAAAGACCCTAAAGACTTATCAGTAGAAGACAAGTTGAAGCATCTTTTTCAGTTGCAAACTACACTTTCGGCAATCGACGAAAAGCGCGCATTGCGTGGCGAATTGCCTCTCGAAGTTCGCGACTTGGAGGACGAAATTGCAGGTTTGAACACACGTATCGACAAAATACGATATGAAATTGACGATTTTCAGCACGCTATCGTGCAGCGCAAAGGCGATATAGAACGCGCAAAATCGAGCTTGGAACGCTACAATCAGCAGTTGGAACAGGTGGCTAATAACCGCGAATACGATATGCTGACAAAGGAAATCGAATTCCAGACATTGGAAATAGAACTTTGCAAGAAGAAGATGGACGAGGCGCAGGCTAAGATACAAGAACGTCAAGACAATCTTGCCAATACCGAAGCTGTTCTGGACGACCGCCACAAGGCACTCGAAGAGAAGCGTGCAGAACTCGATGAAATTATGCAAGAAACGCGCGACGAGGAAGATGACCTGAAAGAAAAGGCTGGCGAACTTGAAACAAAGATAGAGACAGGTTTGCTCCGCAGCTTCAAACGCATTCGCAAAGGTGCGCGCAACGGACTCGGTATTGTGTATGTGCAGCGCGATGCGTGCGGCGGTTGCTTCAACAAAATTCCACCTCAGCGTCAGCTGGATATAAAGATGCACAAGAAAATTATCGTGTGCGAATACTGTGGTCGTATCCTTATCGACCCTGAATTGGCGGGCGTAAAACTTCAGGCAGCAGAGGAAAAGCCTAAGAAGAAGCGCACAACTCGCAAAAAGAAAGAGGAAACGGCTGAATAA